In Papaver somniferum cultivar HN1 chromosome 1, ASM357369v1, whole genome shotgun sequence, a genomic segment contains:
- the LOC113315468 gene encoding F-box/FBD/LRR-repeat protein At1g78750-like — MSSSFPVCPVLEDLNLKYCTFRVKIFCISIPTLKFLKLSSTYEVEDCLQDCSLKIHAPGLVSLLCQSNVPKEFILSTPALVEAEVAVLLNDYYVPTTEQRIGDAETISRFLRALTHVRRLSVSERTLQLLFFADNKLKNLPTFHNVKQLTITEEVDSHELFIALLKATPNLESLVFDNLVTTSYPARKVDMVNIGCLFSRLKFICFRQFIGKPREMKLVKLILKNAKHLQTMIISYGAETSICMDDRKSKEELMVEVPNIPRASSSCLFKFSSFFFTLLYDDELIPT; from the exons ATGAGCAGCTCTTTTCCAGTTTGCCCGGTGCTGGAAGATTTGAATCTGAAATACTGCACTTTTCGTGTGAAGATTTTTTGTATTTCGATTCCTACATTGAAATTCTTGAAATTAAGTAGTACTTATGAAGTAGAAGATTGTTTACAAGATTGCTCTCTCAAGATTCATGCACCTGGTCTCGTATCTCTATTGTGCCAGAGTAATGTTCCAAAGGAATTCATCTTGTCTACTCCAGCATTAGTTGAAGCAGAGGTTGCAGTTTTGTTAAACGATTATTATGTTCCAACAACGGAGCAAAGGATCGGTGATGCTGAAACTATAAGTAGATTTCTTCGAGCGCTTACACATGTAAGACGTCTATCTGTTTCCGAACGAACACTACAG CTCCTGTTCTTTGCAGATAATAAGTTAAAAAATTTGCCAACATTCCATAATGTCAAACAGTTGACTATAACTGAGGAAGTAGACAGTCATGAACTATTTATTGCATTACTCAAAGCAACACCAAATCTGGAGTCACTCGTATTTGATAAT TTGGTTACTACGTCTTACCCTGCGAGGAAGGTCGATATGGTTAACATTGGATGTTTATTTAGTCGTCTTAAGTTTATTTGCTTTCGGCAATTTATTGGCAAGCCGAGGGAGATGAAGTTGGTGAAACTGATTTTGAAGAATGCAAAGCATTTACAAACAATGATTATCTCATATGGAGCTGAAACTTCAATTTGCATGGATGACCGAAAAAGCAAAGAAGAGCTTATGGTAGAGGTACCAAATATTCCAAGAGCCTCTTCAAGTTGTTTGTTTAAattctcctcttttttttttactctttTGTATGACGATGAATTGATACCGACTTGA
- the LOC113315476 gene encoding CRIB domain-containing protein RIC4-like isoform X2, with the protein MERRFTVLRFSFSSCSSQSSVDVVENPSKKTKLDPGSSTIQGGAEKEDRLKVKKYSSNKFHIAIQKPNNISLGIQRILKSFKSFSQIFAYKDEEEEDDDEDIEMEIGLPTDVKHVAHIGWDGSTTTTKSNTTTLSNNALKDCFIWENLNTHSNDEKGGHQNESLANTSISLRQFELAMAAQANNNGHNATTTQPLVFRSLKKPITTTTSY; encoded by the exons ATGGAAAGAAGGTTCACCGTTCTTCGGTTCTCTTTTAGTTCGTGTTCTTCTCAATCTAGCGTTGATGTTGTCgaaaatccatcaaagaaaaccaAACTGGATCCTGGTTCATCTACAA TACAAGGAGGAGCAGAAAAAGAAGATAGATTAAAAGTGAAGAAATACTCATCTAATAAGTTTCATATAGCAATTCAGAAACCAAACAACATATCTTTGGGGATACAAAGAATTCTCAAGAGTTTCAAATCCTTCTCTCAGATTTTTG CCtataaagatgaagaagaagaggatgatgatgaagatatagAAATGGAGATAGGGTTACCAACAGATGTGAAGCATGTGGCACATATTGGATGGGATGGATCTACTACTACTACCAAATCAAATACAACAACACTATCAAACAATGCTTTAAAAGATTGTTTCATATGGGAAAACTTAAACACTCATTCAAATGATGAGAAGGGGggtcatcaaaatgaatcactTGCTAACACTTCAATCTCATTGAGGCAGTTTGAACTTGCCATGGCTGCACAAGCTAATAATAATGGCCATAATGCAACAACAACACAACCTCTTGTTTTTCGTTCTTTAAAAAAGCCCATTACTACTACTACTTCTTATTAG
- the LOC113315476 gene encoding CRIB domain-containing protein RIC4-like isoform X1 — protein sequence MERRFTVLRFSFSSCSSQSSVDVVENPSKKTKLDPGSSTIVQGGAEKEDRLKVKKYSSNKFHIAIQKPNNISLGIQRILKSFKSFSQIFAYKDEEEEDDDEDIEMEIGLPTDVKHVAHIGWDGSTTTTKSNTTTLSNNALKDCFIWENLNTHSNDEKGGHQNESLANTSISLRQFELAMAAQANNNGHNATTTQPLVFRSLKKPITTTTSY from the exons ATGGAAAGAAGGTTCACCGTTCTTCGGTTCTCTTTTAGTTCGTGTTCTTCTCAATCTAGCGTTGATGTTGTCgaaaatccatcaaagaaaaccaAACTGGATCCTGGTTCATCTACAA TAGTACAAGGAGGAGCAGAAAAAGAAGATAGATTAAAAGTGAAGAAATACTCATCTAATAAGTTTCATATAGCAATTCAGAAACCAAACAACATATCTTTGGGGATACAAAGAATTCTCAAGAGTTTCAAATCCTTCTCTCAGATTTTTG CCtataaagatgaagaagaagaggatgatgatgaagatatagAAATGGAGATAGGGTTACCAACAGATGTGAAGCATGTGGCACATATTGGATGGGATGGATCTACTACTACTACCAAATCAAATACAACAACACTATCAAACAATGCTTTAAAAGATTGTTTCATATGGGAAAACTTAAACACTCATTCAAATGATGAGAAGGGGggtcatcaaaatgaatcactTGCTAACACTTCAATCTCATTGAGGCAGTTTGAACTTGCCATGGCTGCACAAGCTAATAATAATGGCCATAATGCAACAACAACACAACCTCTTGTTTTTCGTTCTTTAAAAAAGCCCATTACTACTACTACTTCTTATTAG